The Mesorhizobium sp. AR02 genomic interval GACGGCCTGGAAATCCTCCTTGTTCAGCCGTGCACGCGGCGCCTGGCCGGTGATGCACAGGATCGGAATGGAATCGGCCGCCGCCGAATACAGCCCGGTGATCATGTCGGTGCCGGCCGGCCCGGACGTGCCGATGCACAGGCCGATATTGCCTGATTTGGCGCGGGTATAGCCTTCGGCCATGTGCGAGGCACCCTCGACGTGGCGGGCCAGCACATGGCGGATCGTGCCCCTCGCCTTCAGCGCCGAATAGAGCGGATTGATCGCCGCGCCCGGCACGCCGAAGGCGCAGGAAATGCCTTCCTTTTCGAGAACGAGAACCGCCGCATCGACAGCGCGCATCCTGGCCATTTTTCCGCCCTCCACAGGGTTTGTCATTGTTGGATAGCTGAGGATGTCAGCAAGCCGGCTATTTTTCAATTTTTTCAGAATATTTTTTCATTTCTAGAAAACGACGCCTGAGCTCTGATTTTATTGGGTTTTCTGTTTTCCAAGAATTTGCCTCTCCATTCGAGTGAAAAACTTTTTCATTGCTTGTTCAGCGAAATCGGCAAGAATGGCATCCATGGAAACCGTCGAAAAACGCCAGCGTGGCCGGCCCCGCGCCTTCAACGGGCCATCCGAGGCCAATTCGGTGCAGTCGCTCGACCGGGCGTTGCGCATCCTGGCCATTGTCGCGGAGGGCAGCGGCCTGTCGCTGAGCGAGATTGCAGCGCAGAGCGGCCTTGCCGCCTCCACCGCCTACCGCATGCTGACGACGCTGCAAAACCACGGCATGGTCGAATTCGACACATCAGACCAGTTGTGGTCGATCGGCGTCGAGACCTATCGTATGGGCGCGGCGTTCCTGCGCCGGCGCAAGCTTGTCGACCGCGCCCGCATCGTCATGCAGGAGCTGATGGAAAGAACCGGCGAGACCGCCAATCTCGGCGTCGCCGAGGATGACTGCGTGGTGTTTGTCAGCCAGGTCGAGACGCACCAGGCGATCCGCGCCTTCTTCCGGCCGGGCACGCGCAGCCCTTTCCATGCTTCGGGCATCGGCAAGGCGGTGCTGGCGCATCTCGAACCGGAGCGCGTCGGCACCATTCTGCGCAAGGCCGGCCTGCAGCGCTTCACCGACAAGACGCTGTCCGAGATCCCTGCCCTTGCCCACGATCTGGCTGTCATCAAGCAGCGCGGCTGGTCGGTCGATGACGAGGAGCGGCACCCCGGCATGCGCTGCGTGGCCGCCGCCATCTTCAACGAATTCGGCGAGCCGATCGGCGGCGTTTCGGTGTCGGGGCCGACGGTGCGGGTCACGCCGGAGCGGCTGGCCGAGATCGGGCCGATGGTGCGCAGTGCCGCGGCCGAGGTGACCAGGATGATCGGCGGCGTGCAAGCCGGATGATCAGCCTGCCCCGGGCAGCGCGCTCTTCGTAGCGATATCGAAGAAATCGAGCAGGATAGCCAGGCCGACGCCACAGGCGGTGAAGATGAGGCCGGCGATGAAGATGCGGTTGGCGCGTTCGTAGACGCGCCGCTGCAGGGATTTTATGTCGAGCAGCAGTGACAGCGCCCGCATCTGCAAGGCGATGCCGGCCAGGATCGGCAGGACGGCGACAAGATGGTAGCTCTGCCACGGGATCGGGTTGGCGGCCCAATGGGTGATGAAGCCCAACGAAAACGCCAGCAGGATGCCGACAGTGGTGACGGTGCCGTTGCGGAAAACCGTCTCGATCAGGTCTTCCCTGGGATCCTGCTCGTCCAAGCCACCCTCCCTCAGCCGGCCATCGGGATAGACTAGAGCAATTCCAGGAAAAGTGTGAACGGTTTTCCCGGGAAAAGCGCATAGCGCTTTCCCTTGGGAATTGCGTCAAAACAAGGACTTAGAGCGGATCGCCGTTTCCGTGAAACGGTGAACAGCTCTAGACGCTGCGAAAATCGCTGTATAGCGCCCGCTAGATGGGGTCTCGCCGTCTTGCAGTGGCGTTCGAATGCATGCGAAAGGGCGCGGATGCGGAAAACGGTTCAGCTTTTGCTTGTCGCTTCGCTTTGCGGATGCGTGGCGACGACACCTCAACCCGATGCCGGGGACCAACGCGTCAATCCCATTCCGTTCTCGCTCGCGCTGGAGGAGATCGTCACGAGCGGTATCCGCCAGCACCTGCCGGATCCGGCGTCCGCCAGGTTCGGGACGGTTCTCGCCGGCGAGCGAACGCCGAGCGGCCGCCGGGAAATCGTGGTCTGCGGCACCGTCAGCGCCAAGACCTCATCAGGGGTGTATGGCGGTGACAAGGCGTTTGTTGCTAAGGTCTACCCGGATGCCGGAAGCAGCTTCGAACTCGTCGCGATGAGCGACACTTCGGAAACGAGGCATATCGTCGGCAGCACCTGCAGCGCCGCCGGATTGCCGATCGCCGATCCCAGCCCGAAGACGCAACTGTAAGTCTCTGTGAAAAAAAGCAAAAAGGGGCCCGCGTGAGCCCCTTTTTCTGTTGCTGAAACAATCCTCCTCCCCTCTCAGAGCCGGCAGTAGTGGCTGTAGCCGTCGCGACCGATGTAGGTGTCGGAGTCCGGATCGTAGCTCGAGTAGCGATCGAGGCAGCGGCGGACGTGCCAGGAACCGCCGTCTTCGTCGACATAGACGGTGCGCGGCGGCTGCTGGGCGAGCAGGCTGCCAAGGACAAACCCGCCGACGCCGGCGGCGATGCCGATGCCGAGGTCGTGGTGATGCGAATGGGCCGCCGAAGGCTGAACGGTGCCGACAAGCGTGGTGGCGGCGACGGTGGTGGCGATGAGGCCGGAAACGAGTGTGCGCTTGAACATGATGATCTCCTTGCTTCGTTGACCGAGGCGATCCATCCGCCTCTTGATCATCTGTCGTCGCGGTACCGAAAAAGGTTCGAAGCTTTTTGATCTTTTTTTGCGGAGATGCGGTCGTTCCTGCCTGTGGGCCACGGGGAATGCAAAAAGGGCGGCCGAGGCCGCCCTTCGAACACGGCAGGCCTTGGCATCAAAAGATGATAACCACCCCGTCATGGTGGTGATGATGGTGATGGTGGTGGTGATGCCACCAGTAGTCGCCATAGTCGTCGTCGTAGTGATGATGGTGATGATGCATTCCGTAAGCTGACGACGTCTGAACCGTGGCAGCTAGCGCGCCTGTGGCAACGAAAATGGCGACGAGAGCGGAAGTAAGCGTGCGCTTGAACATGATAATCTCCTGGATCCTTGACCGAGACGACCATTCGCCTCTGGAGATCAGTCGGCGCGGCATGTCGAAAGGTTCGAAAGGTCGAGGAGTTTTTTCTGCGGCACGGGAGGACGGATGAGTAGTGAGTAGTGAGTAGTGAGTAGTGAATGGCGGATCACAGGGGCCCGGCCAACCACCCACTACTGACTACTACTCACTTACCCGTTCACCCCATGCCCGTGACATGCCGAAGCCAGAAGGCCAGCGCGATGAAGCCGATGATCGTGGTCACGCCGGTCCAGTCGACATTGGCCTTCTTCACATCGCTGATGAGCTTCACCAGCAGCATCCAGGCGAAGACCACGAGGGGGAGAATGATGACAAGCCTGATCATGCGACACTCCAGTCCGAAGCGATTGCACCTGGCTGTTATGTAGGAAGCGCGCTCGCGGATTTCAGCATGGGCCGGCGGCGGCGTCATCCACCGCTGGGGTAACCGAAAACGGAGTTTTGTCTTTACTGGCGCACGAAATATGCTACCGGAGCGCCGTGCCCTTGTAGCTCAGCTGGTAGAGCAGCGGTTTTGTAAACCGAAGGTCGGCGGTTCGATCCCGTCCGGGGGCACCAGTTCTGACCAACAATCTGTCAAGAGCCTTAAGCCCTTCCGAGCGCGACCATGAGCGCCGATATCCCCTATGAAGCGCTCGCGATCTGGGTAGATACGTTCGTCCTGATGAACGTATTCCTCACCCTGACTGACCTATAGACATAAGCAGCCCAGATGCCGGTCCCCACAAACGAGGCTATGGGTGCCACCAGCGCATCGCCTGCGAGCACTTGGTTCACCGGAACGTCCAGAATTGACGCAATCCAGATCGTGTCCAGGATGAACACGACCGGAATCGCAAACCACTGGCACAGAAACAATTGCGGGAAGCGGCGGCTTCGCCGCAGCATCGCAACGAGCACAACCAGCTGAAGCGCCAGAAATGCCAGATTGAGGATAAGCTCGCCATACACCGCCAGAGGCCCATTTGAGACGGTCATGAGCTGCTGGTAGCCTTCAACGGAATTGGCCAGGTCGGCGAGTGTGCGCAGCGGCGACAATGTCTGACCGATCGCCAGCAACAGCAGCCAGCCGCCGAAGCCGACAAGAGCCTCGGGTTTCTGTGACGGCTTCGCGGCCGATCGAACAGCAAAGAAAACAGGCACGCCGATCACCAGCAGCAAGATCGCCCAATGCCAGATGGAAAACGATCCCATCTACCCCTCCCCCTTTTTTATGCCCTTCCAAGTTGTATCAGATTTCAAATTCAACTCAAGAGGTGAGACTCGCATGAAACGACGTCTCATGCCGAAGTGGCGATTTCTCCTGCCTGCTCCTGACTCCTTCACACTCCGATAGCCGCCACGAGACGTCCTAGTTCGGACATTTCTCGAAAAAAACTGATCGTTGGATTTCCGGCAGGCCTTCGAACCGGACCCGAACCACCTCGATTCTTGCTCCAACCTTCTGAAAGACGAGATGCATATCGTCGTAGTCGTGTTGGGATGCTGTTTTGCCATCTGATCGGGTGACCGTCACGGGGTGGAGGCCTATCCCGATTTCGTCGCTGGCAACGAGTGCCGATTCAGTGACTTGATCGACAGTGGTAACCAATACACCGCCGTGCTTGTCGAGGATGGTCGCCGTCGCCTCTCCGCCAGACGGTGCTGCGAAAGTAACTCTATCCATCGTCGGCTGAGAAGATTCCCTGCTGCAATCCGACGACCACGCTCCCATGAGGCCAAATTGCTTCATAGGCCCCTCAATGTCGCCGCCAAATGCTGGAGCGGAAACCATACCGGATGCCAAGAGAACCCCGAAAAAGCTGCGCATTGCCCCTCCTACACGCTATCCCCATGCCGCATGCGTAAGCTGGGCACTGAACTTAGGCGCCTCTATGACCCGACTCTGGAGTGATTTTCACACAGGTTGCGCCAAAGACATCTGTCAACCGCCCAGCCGATCCGGCCCATCGCCTTGCCGCAATCCCGTCACACCCCGATCGCCGCCACCAGCATCCGGTTCTGCCTGCGTATCGCCGCGCGCAGCTCCGGGATCCTCGCCTCGTCGCGCTTCACGAATTCGATGAACATCATGTTCATGTTGTTGAAGATCAGTTCGCCCAGCGCCGTCCCGTCGATGTCCTGGCGCACCAGGCCAATCTCCTGCAGCCGGGCGATCAGCGCGCGGATCTGTTCGGTGAGTGAGCGGTCGAGCGCGGTGTAGGCCTGGCCGAACGGGCTGTCGGGCAATTGCGTCGAGATCGCCATCGCCTGCCGCCACATCTCCTTGCTGAGATAGTGCAGCGAGTGCTCGATATAGATGCCGATCAGCGTGTCCAGCGCATCGCCGACATTGGCCGGCGGCCTGGCGACGACGCCTCGCCCGGCATTGAGCACCTCGTTGACCTCCAGCGAGACGATGGCGCCGAGGATGTCGCCCTTGTTCTCATAATAATTGTAGATGGTGCCGATCGACACTTCCGCCTGCGCGGCGATCGCCTCGATCTTGGCGCCCTCATAGCCGGCCTCGCGGAAAAGCGCTGCCGCCGCCTCGATGATGCGCCTGTGCCGGTCCGCCTTTTGCCTTGCCCGCAATCCGCTCATAGCAGCCTCTTGCCATAAAAACAGAATTGACTCAATTTTAGAATTGGTTCAACTTTTTGCAAGAAGCCACAAAGGCAAGGGAGAACACTCGATGTCCGTCAAATCCGCATCCGGGAATCCGCTTTCCACCCTGAAGCGCCATCTGCACGCCGCTTGCGCCGCCACGGCACTGCTGCTTGGCGCCGGCAGCCTCGCCGAGGCCGCCGATCTCAATGCGCTGATCTGGTGCGACCATTCCGATCCGGCGCTGCTGCAGCCCTTCGAGGAGGCCAACAACGTCAAGGTCAATGTCAAGGAGTTCGAGGGCACCGGCGCTGGGCTGGCCATCGTCGAGCAATCACAGCCCGGCGACTGGGACGTGATGGTGATCGACAGCATCGACGTGCCACGCGGCGTCGAAAAGGGTCTGTTCCAGCCGCTGCCGGAAGACAAGCTGCCCTTCTCCGACCTCTTCCCGCAAGTGAAGATGGACGGCTCCACCATTGTCGGCGGCAAGCGCTACGGCATCACCGAAAAGTTCGGCTACAACACGATCGGCTTCAACAAGACCAAGGTCGATCCGGCCGACATGCAATCCTTGGCGTCGCTGACCAGCGACAAGTACAAGGGCAAGGTCGCCATCTACGACTATTACCTGCCGGTCATCGG includes:
- the bhcR gene encoding HTH-type transcriptional regulator BhcR, with protein sequence METVEKRQRGRPRAFNGPSEANSVQSLDRALRILAIVAEGSGLSLSEIAAQSGLAASTAYRMLTTLQNHGMVEFDTSDQLWSIGVETYRMGAAFLRRRKLVDRARIVMQELMERTGETANLGVAEDDCVVFVSQVETHQAIRAFFRPGTRSPFHASGIGKAVLAHLEPERVGTILRKAGLQRFTDKTLSEIPALAHDLAVIKQRGWSVDDEERHPGMRCVAAAIFNEFGEPIGGVSVSGPTVRVTPERLAEIGPMVRSAAAEVTRMIGGVQAG
- a CDS encoding BA14K family protein, with protein sequence MFKRTLVSGLIATTVAATTLVGTVQPSAAHSHHHDLGIGIAAGVGGFVLGSLLAQQPPRTVYVDEDGGSWHVRRCLDRYSSYDPDSDTYIGRDGYSHYCRL
- a CDS encoding DUF2569 family protein — protein: MGSFSIWHWAILLLVIGVPVFFAVRSAAKPSQKPEALVGFGGWLLLLAIGQTLSPLRTLADLANSVEGYQQLMTVSNGPLAVYGELILNLAFLALQLVVLVAMLRRSRRFPQLFLCQWFAIPVVFILDTIWIASILDVPVNQVLAGDALVAPIASFVGTGIWAAYVYRSVRVRNTFIRTNVSTQIASAS
- a CDS encoding TetR/AcrR family transcriptional regulator, with product MSGLRARQKADRHRRIIEAAAALFREAGYEGAKIEAIAAQAEVSIGTIYNYYENKGDILGAIVSLEVNEVLNAGRGVVARPPANVGDALDTLIGIYIEHSLHYLSKEMWRQAMAISTQLPDSPFGQAYTALDRSLTEQIRALIARLQEIGLVRQDIDGTALGELIFNNMNMMFIEFVKRDEARIPELRAAIRRQNRMLVAAIGV
- a CDS encoding polyamine ABC transporter substrate-binding protein; the protein is MSVKSASGNPLSTLKRHLHAACAATALLLGAGSLAEAADLNALIWCDHSDPALLQPFEEANNVKVNVKEFEGTGAGLAIVEQSQPGDWDVMVIDSIDVPRGVEKGLFQPLPEDKLPFSDLFPQVKMDGSTIVGGKRYGITEKFGYNTIGFNKTKVDPADMQSLASLTSDKYKGKVAIYDYYLPVIGMAALAIGKKTADLTEADLPALKDELLKMKANAKLVGEVTASQTALATGEVDILVGGGEWVTAGLAKENPALDFSIPKEGAVLWSQSLAMFKDSKNKDLALKFIQYIMSPEGQARLATSSCYWGMPANTKAALTDDQKKVLRFDEQPGFLARAQAYPAPNADLDKKMQDMWTEMLQAK